A single region of the Ancylobacter novellus DSM 506 genome encodes:
- a CDS encoding GntR family transcriptional regulator, whose protein sequence is MSSTFSIPRPVRLGAEVYDWLLKKLMSLEIEPGGRISVDKLARELGVSQTPIREALSQLEAQGLVVKIHLSGYRAASQLTRKQFDDLCELRLLLEPAAAARAAVRMSEDELGALRTLAADMEEPVPGDPLAAYNAFAQQDARFHGEVARASGNALLHDIVTHQRVHLHLFRLRFYTRVTQDAIVEHARIIEAFRQRDPEAAAAAMRSHIEKAHARFKDVFDS, encoded by the coding sequence ATGAGCAGCACGTTCTCCATTCCCCGTCCCGTTCGGCTCGGCGCCGAGGTCTATGACTGGCTTCTCAAGAAGCTGATGTCGCTGGAGATCGAGCCCGGCGGGCGCATCAGCGTCGACAAGCTGGCGCGCGAGCTCGGCGTGTCGCAGACGCCGATCCGCGAGGCGCTCAGCCAGCTGGAGGCGCAGGGGCTGGTGGTGAAGATCCACTTGTCCGGCTACCGCGCCGCCTCGCAGCTCACCCGCAAGCAGTTCGACGATCTGTGCGAGCTGCGGCTGCTGCTGGAGCCCGCCGCGGCGGCGCGGGCGGCGGTGCGGATGTCGGAGGACGAGCTCGGCGCGCTGCGCACGCTGGCGGCGGACATGGAGGAGCCGGTGCCGGGCGACCCGCTGGCGGCCTACAACGCCTTCGCCCAGCAGGATGCGCGGTTCCACGGCGAGGTGGCGCGGGCGAGCGGCAACGCGCTGCTGCACGACATCGTCACCCACCAGCGGGTGCACCTGCACCTGTTCCGGCTGCGCTTCTATACCCGCGTCACCCAGGACGCGATCGTCGAGCATGCGCGGATCATCGAGGCCTTCCGCCAGCGCGACCCGGAAGCCGCCGCGGCGGCGATGCGCTCGCATATCGAGAAGGCGCACGCCCGCTTCAAGGACGTCTTCGACAGCTGA
- the denD gene encoding D-erythronate dehydrogenase, producing MHVLIIGAAGMLGRKLTASLLREGLNGRAPDQLTLADVVAPPMPEGAPVETSLVTADLSAPGTAEQLVAGRPDVIFHLAAIVSGEAEADFEKGYRINVDGTRALFEAIRLTQPEGSYKPRVVFTSSLAVFGEPFPESIPDDFFLTPLTSYGAQKAIGELLLGDYSRRGFLDGIGIRLPTISIRPGKPNRAASGFFSSILREPLNGQEAVLPVSESVRHWFASPRAATGFIKRAGELDTSALGNRRSLTMPGLSATVGDQIEALRRVAGDKAVALIRRERDPVVARIIEGWPQRFETRRAEALGFKAETSFEDIIRIHIEDELSGQLPGA from the coding sequence ATGCACGTCCTGATTATCGGTGCGGCCGGCATGCTCGGCCGCAAGCTGACCGCGTCCCTGCTGCGCGAGGGGCTGAACGGGCGCGCGCCCGACCAGCTCACCCTCGCCGACGTCGTCGCCCCGCCGATGCCGGAAGGCGCCCCGGTCGAGACGAGCCTGGTGACCGCCGACCTCTCCGCGCCCGGCACCGCCGAGCAGCTGGTGGCCGGACGCCCGGACGTGATCTTCCACCTCGCCGCCATCGTCTCCGGCGAGGCCGAGGCCGATTTCGAGAAGGGCTACCGCATCAATGTCGACGGCACGCGGGCGCTGTTCGAGGCGATCCGCCTCACCCAGCCGGAAGGTTCCTATAAGCCGCGCGTGGTGTTCACCTCCTCGCTGGCGGTGTTCGGCGAGCCCTTCCCGGAAAGCATTCCCGACGACTTCTTCCTGACGCCGCTGACCAGCTACGGCGCGCAGAAGGCGATCGGCGAATTGCTGCTCGGCGACTATTCGCGGCGCGGCTTCCTCGACGGCATCGGCATCCGCCTGCCGACCATCTCGATCCGCCCCGGCAAGCCGAACCGCGCCGCTTCCGGCTTCTTCTCCTCCATCCTGCGCGAGCCTCTCAATGGCCAGGAGGCGGTGCTGCCGGTGTCGGAGAGCGTGCGCCACTGGTTCGCCAGCCCGCGCGCGGCGACCGGCTTCATCAAGCGCGCCGGCGAGCTCGACACCAGCGCGCTCGGCAACCGCCGCTCGCTGACCATGCCGGGGCTGTCGGCGACCGTCGGCGACCAGATCGAGGCGCTGCGCCGCGTCGCCGGCGACAAGGCGGTGGCGCTGATCCGCCGCGAGCGCGATCCCGTCGTGGCGCGCATCATCGAGGGCTGGCCGCAGCGCTTCGAGACCAGGCGCGCCGAGGCGCTCGGCTTCAAGGCGGAGACCTCCTTCGAGGACATCATCCGCATCCACATCGAGGACGAGCTCAGCGGCCAGCTGCCGGGGGCGTGA
- a CDS encoding Na+/H+ antiporter: MDAITTALILLLAVVASGGITRSLPLPVPLPLVQIVLGVLIAAVADLGVELKPEIFFLLFLPPLLFLDGWRIPKDGLMRDRGTILQLAFGLVVFTVLGVGLFLHFMIPHMPLAVAFALAAVISPTDPVAVSAIAARTPIPHRLMRILQGEALLNDASGLVCMRFAVIAALTGSFSLIDAFGNFLWLVTAGVGVGAGVTWAAGVAKDWITRRVGEETGSQILISLLIPFGAYMLAEAVGGSGILAAVSAGIVMSHIEQAGHVMALTRVRRAAFWDMIQFSANGVVFVLLGEQLPTIVHAATRAVSEAGQREPVWLIVYVVAINIAVAVLRFLWVWVSLQFTLFRAARKGETAEKPSWRLIAATSLAGTRGAVTLAAVLSLPLLLDDGSPFPTRDLAILLAAGVIIVSLLAASIGLPFLMKGLKLPPEPTHHEEEDKARLVAARAAIMAVERAQHDLGEGRSDADLYADAGARIMESYRQRIERGSKTGDAAEHLRRMERIERELRLAGIRAERNEFYQLARTRQLTDDTVRKLVRELDLLETRLAPGA, from the coding sequence ATGGACGCCATCACCACCGCCCTCATCCTGCTCCTCGCCGTCGTCGCCAGTGGCGGGATCACCCGGTCGCTGCCGCTCCCGGTGCCGCTGCCGCTGGTGCAGATCGTTCTGGGCGTACTGATCGCCGCCGTCGCCGATCTCGGCGTAGAGCTGAAGCCGGAGATCTTCTTCCTCCTGTTCCTGCCGCCGCTGCTGTTCCTCGACGGCTGGCGCATCCCCAAGGACGGGCTGATGCGCGACCGGGGCACCATATTGCAGCTCGCCTTCGGGCTGGTGGTGTTCACCGTGCTCGGCGTCGGGCTGTTCCTGCATTTCATGATCCCGCACATGCCGCTGGCGGTCGCCTTCGCGCTCGCCGCCGTGATCTCGCCGACCGACCCGGTGGCGGTGTCGGCGATCGCCGCGCGCACGCCGATCCCGCACCGGCTGATGCGCATATTGCAGGGCGAGGCGCTGCTGAACGACGCCTCCGGCCTCGTCTGCATGCGCTTCGCCGTCATCGCGGCGCTGACCGGCAGCTTCTCGCTCATCGACGCCTTCGGCAATTTCCTCTGGCTCGTGACCGCCGGCGTCGGCGTCGGCGCAGGCGTCACCTGGGCCGCGGGCGTGGCCAAGGACTGGATCACGCGGCGGGTCGGCGAGGAGACCGGGTCGCAGATCCTCATCAGCCTGCTCATCCCCTTCGGCGCCTACATGCTCGCCGAGGCGGTGGGCGGCTCGGGGATATTGGCGGCGGTCAGCGCCGGCATCGTGATGAGCCATATCGAGCAGGCGGGCCATGTGATGGCGCTCACCCGCGTGCGCCGCGCGGCCTTCTGGGACATGATCCAGTTCTCCGCCAATGGCGTGGTCTTCGTCCTGCTCGGCGAGCAGCTGCCGACCATCGTCCACGCCGCCACGCGGGCGGTGAGCGAAGCGGGCCAGCGCGAGCCGGTCTGGCTCATCGTCTATGTCGTCGCCATCAACATCGCAGTGGCCGTGCTGCGCTTCCTGTGGGTGTGGGTGTCGCTGCAATTCACCCTGTTCCGGGCGGCGCGCAAGGGCGAAACCGCGGAGAAGCCGAGCTGGCGCCTCATCGCCGCTACCTCGCTCGCCGGTACGCGCGGCGCCGTCACGCTGGCCGCCGTGCTCTCGCTGCCGCTGCTGCTCGACGACGGCTCGCCCTTCCCCACCCGCGACCTCGCCATATTGCTCGCCGCCGGCGTCATCATCGTCTCGCTGCTGGCGGCGAGCATCGGCCTGCCCTTCCTGATGAAGGGCCTGAAGCTGCCGCCCGAGCCGACCCATCACGAGGAGGAGGACAAGGCCCGCCTCGTTGCCGCCCGTGCCGCCATCATGGCGGTCGAGCGGGCGCAGCACGATCTCGGCGAGGGCCGCAGCGACGCCGACCTCTACGCCGACGCCGGCGCTCGCATCATGGAGAGCTACCGCCAGCGCATCGAGCGCGGCTCGAAGACCGGCGACGCGGCCGAGCATCTGCGCCGGATGGAACGCATCGAGCGCGAGCTGCGCCTCGCCGGCATCCGCGCCGAGCGCAACGAATTCTACCAGCTCGCCCGCACCCGCCAGCTCACCGACGACACGGTGCGCAAGCTGGTGCGCGAGCTCGATCTGCTGGAAACCCGCCTCGCCCCCGGCGCGTGA
- a CDS encoding SDR family NAD(P)-dependent oxidoreductase, translating to MNAIDLKGRVAIVTGGARGIGYATAERLLKSGATVALWDIDGRRLAEAASALFALGKVSTHIVELTEEISVNAATQATLKAHGKIDILINNAGITGGNGKLWELDTESWRRVVDVNLIGPFLTCKAVVPELLKNGWGRIVNVASIAGKEGNPNASHYSASKAGVIGLTKSLGKELAGSNILVNCVTPAAAKTDIFDQMSQEHIDFMLSKIPMGRFLHVDEVAAMIAWLSSEDCAFSTGAVFDISGGRAVY from the coding sequence ATGAACGCCATCGACCTGAAGGGGCGCGTCGCCATCGTCACCGGCGGCGCCCGCGGCATCGGCTACGCCACCGCCGAACGGCTCTTGAAATCCGGCGCCACCGTCGCCCTGTGGGACATCGATGGAAGGCGGCTGGCGGAGGCCGCCAGCGCGCTCTTCGCGCTGGGCAAGGTCTCCACCCATATCGTCGAGCTGACCGAAGAGATCTCGGTGAACGCGGCGACGCAGGCGACGCTCAAGGCGCACGGCAAGATCGACATATTGATCAACAATGCCGGCATCACCGGCGGCAACGGCAAGCTGTGGGAGCTCGACACGGAGAGCTGGCGCCGGGTGGTCGACGTCAACCTGATCGGCCCGTTCCTCACCTGCAAGGCGGTGGTGCCGGAGCTCCTGAAGAATGGCTGGGGGCGCATCGTCAACGTCGCCTCCATCGCCGGCAAGGAGGGCAACCCCAACGCCTCGCACTATTCGGCGTCGAAGGCCGGCGTGATCGGGCTGACCAAGTCGCTGGGCAAGGAGCTCGCGGGCTCGAACATCCTCGTCAACTGCGTCACCCCGGCGGCGGCGAAGACCGACATCTTCGACCAGATGAGCCAAGAGCACATCGACTTCATGCTGTCGAAGATCCCGATGGGACGCTTCCTGCACGTCGACGAGGTGGCGGCGATGATCGCCTGGCTGTCCTCCGAGGACTGCGCCTTCTCCACCGGCGCGGTGTTCGACATTTCCGGCGGGCGCGCGGTGTATTGA